The following nucleotide sequence is from Azoarcus sp. CIB.
TTGCCCCTTCGGCTCGGGGATAACCTCGTCGATCCCGTCGAAGATCACTCCGTCGCTCGCGGTGAAGGTGTTGTTGCTGATATTGCTGAAGGTACCCACGCCAACGAAGTCGATCTGCTTGTTCGGCGCCGGGCGCGCCTGTTCGCACCACCCCTCATCGGTACAACGGATCTCATCGATCTGTGTGCCCGCCGGAGCGTTCCGTCCGCCATGGAACGCGAAGCTCAGACCACTCGGGCTGCTGTGGTTGTTGTGTTCCCACTGGCCCTTCGGTTGCGGTGGCAAGGCCGTATTCGCACCGGCCTGCCCGCCGAATGAATAGTCATAGTAATCGGTCACGGTGCTCGACTTGGCGGCCTTGCCTCTCGGCTTCAACAGCACCGACGGCTTCAGGGAGTCGGCAGCAAAGGTTCCGTCCCATCCGCCTTCGGCTACGTTGATCCCGGAAGTATCGTTCCCGCCGCCGGTCACCCGACATGCCTGCGCCGTCGGAATGAACGCGAAGTTGTTGCTCGCATCGGTCTGAAGCAGCATCTCAGGCCCGGTCGCACCGTTGATCGCGCCAACTACTGCGGCATCGACGCCCGAATCCGTCTCAAAATTCTGCGAAGGATTGGTTTCCAGATACGGTACGTTCTGCTGGGTCGTAAAATTCAGTATCGTGCCTGGCTCAACCCCGCCCTTGAAGAATTCGGGATCTGCTTCCTGCACCATCACTGCGATGCTTTGCGACCCCTGCCCCCTCACCGTCTGCGTACCAGCCCAGTTGTCGGTACCGAACTGGTCGAGCAAGCCTACCGAGCCATCGACTCCGAAGTTGCCGACGATCTCGACCACCACGCCGCGCAGAATCTGCCTTCCGTCGCCATAGCCGAGGCCGCTCAGCGACGCGCCCTTGCTACCCGAACCGTCAGTCAGATCGTCGTAATACAGATAAAAGAAGTTGCTCTGGGAAGTTCCGTCGAATGCGAAGGTCGCTACCGAACCGCTCGCATTGGTAGTGACCGTCTCACCCGAGCCCGCGATGTAGGTCAGTTCAAACGTCGAATTGAAGCCGGTCGGATCCGGATAGGGATCACCACCGGGATTCAACAGGCCGCTAAGGGCTCCGTGAACATAGGTCTGGACGGACTTCGTATTGGCTACACCAAGCGGAATCGCAGGAGCTCCGCCGGCAGGCGCGGTAACCAGGGCATTCCCGTTGCCCCAGTCGAAGGCACTCACCGATTGTGGCTGATTCGATCCATTACCGTCCGGATCGAAAAGGATTAGGCTTGCGGCCCCCGCATCGCCCATCGCTACGAACAGAGGAACCAGCGCGATCGCGCCAGAACCCAAAATCCTTTGAAGTTTCATGACAGCATCCCCTTGTGAGTACAAGGGCTCGAGTGATGCTGATTGGGTACAACATCAGCGCCCTCGAGCCACCCTGGATACGTCTTTCAGAAACACCCCGCCTGCGGAGCTCAGATCATCCTCATACGGTCCTTCTCCGCGACGAAACGCGGCCGATGCCGAGCATCACGAGCGTCAGGCCCAGCAGCGCGAGGCTCGAAGGCTCGGGCACGGTAGTCCGGAACGAGTTGCTCGCGTCGGTCTCAAGGATGCAATCCGGACCATTGACGCAGTTGATCGTGCCCAGACTGATCCCACCACCCGCCAGAGCCAGCGCGCCACCACCGAGGTCCGTGTCGAAGGACTTCGACGGGTTCGTGTCATCGACGGGGAGGTTGTTGCGGGTCGTGAAGAACAGATCCTGCGATAGCGCGGTGATCAGCGACTTGAAGAAGTTGGAATCTTGGAACGTGACATCCACTTCGATCGAGGTCGAACCTTCACCGTAGGCGGTCAGTTGCCCTGCCCAATCGTCACCGTTCGCGCTCTGGTCGAGCAGGCGGTCGGCGTTGACCGGATCGCCGGTGGCGGGATCAATCGCAGCTTCCTCACCGGCGTCGTAGGTCCCGTTGCCGTTCGTATCAACGAAGAACCAGTTCGATGTGAAGGTGCCGGCGCTCGTGAACTGCGAAACGGTACCTGACAGGATCAGCGTGCCGTCATCGAAGCCGAGACCGGTGAGCGAGCTGGCCTTCGTCCCGTCGCCGATCACGTCGTCGTAATAGACCGCGAAGAAGTTCGTGGTGCCAGTCGTATCCAGGTTCAGGTTGATCGTGCTCGTGAACTGGTAGACGTCATCGGTGGCATCAGCCGGCGTTCCGCCGTCGCTGACCAGAGCGATCGTCGGCGCTCCCGCAAGCGTCGCAGTTTCCGCAAAGCCCGCGATCGCGGTGATCTCCCAGGTCGTGTTCATGTTCGCCGGATCGCCGACCGGGTCACCACCCACGTCTGTAAAACCATCCAGCACCGCATGGGTATACAGATTGAATGACGTACCAGTGGTGGGAATGCCCTGATCGATCAACGCGGACGATACTGCCCAGTCGAACGAGCCATAGGTCTGCGTGTTCGTGTTGGCGTCGGTCCCATCGGCGTCGAACAGGACGGGATCCGACTGAGCGAAGGCGGGCATCCCCCACCCCAGAGCCAGGGCAAGGCCTGCCGCAATCGCGCTGGAACGGATGCGGCGCGGAAGTTTTTTGGTCATGGCGAGACTCCTTTTTTGAGGGGTTGCCGATTCGGCACAGGGGCGATTCAACGCCCGACGCCCAAATAGGAGCAAATTCCACGCCAGATCTTTTTTTTCTTTTACATCAACGCCTTATAAATCACGCTCACGAACACGCCGATCCACTGTAAAAGAATCCGACAGGAAAATCAGGAGCGTGCGCGAACCTTCGGGCAATACGGTCGCAGCCGACGAACGCCACCGATCCTTCACCGGAGGCGACGCGCCGGGTTACCCCCCCAAACCTCGCCGGCATGGACATGGATGCCCTTTGTGAGGACGGAACCGGCAGCAATGATTGCGCCGTCCTCGATGGTCACACCCGACATCACAATCGACTTCGCTCCGACGGTAACCTTGGAGCCGATGCGAATTTTTGCGTGAGCCAGGCGCTCCCCTTCCATGGCATGAGAGAAGAGCACCGCATCGTGTCCGATGATCGTATTCGAGCCGACCTCGGTCAGGATCGGATCGAGGATCACCCCCGCACTGTACGTGTCCTTGCCCAACCGAGCGCCTAGAGCCAGATAGATGACACGCATGAGCGGCACCGGAAGAACATGGTTGCGGGTGATCGGATAGAACAGCAGCAGAAAGAACAGCACATATACGTTGTAGGTGAACTCGTCGCGCGACCCCGGTGTGATGTCCCCCTCGCGCAGCGGCATCACGGAGAGGAAAAGCCGATACACGACAATCGCGAACGCATAGAACGTGATCACGAAAATGCCGCACAGCACGACACCACGAAAATCGCCCAGCGGCAGCTTGCCGGCCAGCGTCGATGTGGTGAGGGCGGCACCGGCGGCGGCAACGGCGACAAGAATCAGAAAGATGAGGATCTCCGACACTCCGATCTTGCGCATTCAGGATGCCTCCTAGAGAGAAAGCCCGCAGGCTCCGGTTTCCCACTTGCTCGCGCAAGAATCGGACGCCGTTCGCATTCCCGAGCATTACAGGGGAAGCGGCGAGGTCCTGCCGGTCGCAGTCACGGCTTCGTCATCAGCTCGTCGAGGCTCCGCCGAATCGAGCGCGAGACAGGTTGGCTCGCGCTCCCCACTCGACAGAAAAAGGCGAACGGATCCGTCGCTCCACTGCCACTCAGCGCATCGAAGCGGCCGGCAAGCAGGCGCACGGCGTCATCAATTCCAGGCTTGGCGGATAGCGGACGAGCCGCTTGGGCATACCAGCGAAAAATCACCGGTGTCATCTGTGGCTGAAGGTACAAGCCGAGCGCCGCAACGGTCAGCCAGAGCCTCTGCATCGCAACCCCGGCTGCAACGTAGTCGCCGTGCGTAGTCAACGGCCTCCGCGGACGAAGAAGCACGTGGGCCGCACATGCCATTGCCGGAATGAAATCGAGCTGGATGCGAGGGGCAACCGTTCCCAAAAGGTAGCGATTGAAGAACTCTACACGCGCCCAGCTCTGCATCACCCATCGCATCAGCCTCGCCGTCATCGGATCGACGCCGACAGCCTCCTCAGGGATACGATCCGTGCTGAAGCGGGCTCCCCACTCGATGATCTCTTTGTGCACGGCGTAAGCTTCCGGGCAGGTCAAGCGGACTTGAGCGCTTCCCCAAAGCAGCCTGGCCACTTCGAACCGTTCGGCCAACGACTCGAAGAACTGCACCTGAAAGCCGGGACCGGTTGCAGCAACCAGGCGCTCGCGCTGCGCCGCGCTGAGTGGCGTGGTATGCATCGGTCGGCGCTGGACCACTCGCGTCTCGATGTGTGACAGCAACGGATCGGCTGCCAATCCGGGGGCCTCGTGCAATTTGACGTCGTAGACCGGCGCCGTGGCGGCGCAGCCGGCACGAATGGTCCAGCGCGCATCGAGGCCGAAACCCGTTGCAGCGATGCGTAAAGTCTCAAGCAACGCGCCGTGTGCCATGTGGCTAGGCCGACCGTCGAAGTCATACAGGCACCAATCGCGCGTATCAAAGCCGCGAACCACGATGTGGTCGCCCGAGACGACTTCGAAGCGCCACGGTTGCGTGTTGTCCCCGCTCGGAGCCCAGCGCGCGAGGTCAAGGATATTGAACAAGATGTCCCGTTCAGCCACGTTGCGCCCCCTGCTCGCGCATTCGCCGCAACTGCCTGCGTCCAATCCACAGCCCCAGGCGTTGAAGAGGGTTCCGATTGCCACCCGGGCGCCATGTGCGGACCATCCGGTTCCGGTACGCGTCGAACTGGTAGCCCCACGGCGCAGCGCGCACCTTGCCCCGGTCTAGAAGAATCTTCAGCGACTCGGCCGCCGTCACTCCCGCGCAAAGCTGGCAAGCAATGATCGTCGAGGGGCCCCGCCGCTCGCGCAGATTGACGCGCGACGGGTCCGCAAGATACGAACGCTGGAGCATGCCCGGCGACAAACCCAGCAGAAAGCGGATCGACATTTCCTCCTCATCGCAGCCTTCGAGACAGAAATACTCCTCGAAACTCATTTGCCCCGGGAGGAAGACAAGCACGGCCGTTCCCATCCCGAGTGGCGCCGCGGTCACAGCCGGAATGCCGAGGCGGTGGCAGGCAGCGAAAGTTGCGCGGCGGATGCCGAACGAGAAGAAATCGAGGCCGTCCACGTAAAGATCGACATCCTTCAGGAATTCGTCGAGGTTCGCATCCGAAAGGCCTGTTGGGAAGCGATGCAAAGCGATTTCCGGGTTGATGTCGAGCGCCATCTCACCCAGGACGTCCACCTTGGGCCGCCCAACCGAAGACATCATCGCCCCCGCTTGGCGATTGAAATTGACAAGATCAAAGGTGTCGAAATCGGCGATGTTGAAGGCACCGATCCCAAGGCGCGCGAGGGTCAGCAGATGCACGCCACCAACGCCCCCCATCCCCGCAATGGCGATGCGCTTTCCGCGCAGTGCTGCCTGCTCCTCCGCGGTCACCCAACCTAGGTTGCGGGCAAACGCAGCGTCGTAATCGAATAATGTATCCACCATACCCCCTGATCGCTCCCCGAATCCATCATAGAGAATTCGGCCCGCGAGAGAAACCACGACGCAACTTGCGTACGGAGTCTTCCAGCGCGGAATTTGGCACACACCGGGAAACGTGAAGATGGACTATGATTAGGCACGAAGAATAGCTGCACCGAAGGCCCCCCGGGCGGATTGAACAAGCGAATCCCTGCTGGCCTGGCGGCCCGACTCATCACCTTCCCCGACAAGGAGATCGCGTTGCTCCTGTTCGACCGATTCAATCTCGGCCACGGATTCAGGAAGTACTTCGAGATCCATCCGGCAACCGACGACGCGCTGCGCGACTCCGTGTACCGCATTCGGCACGAGGTGTATTGCGAGGAACTCGGCTTCGAGCCGGTACGTCCGGATCGACGTGAAACCGACGAATACGACGCACACAGCGTGCATTGCCTGTTGCGCACGAGTTCGGAGCCCGCTAGACCGGTCGGGTGCACGCGCGTCGTGCTGACAAGGACTGACGATCCGGACTCCCCCCTGCCCTTCGAGCGTACCTGCGCCGCAACGCTCGACCGCTCGATCATCGACCCGTCCCGCCTGCCTCGCGAGCGGATCGCCGAGGTCTCCCGACTGGCCGTGCGCTCGACCTATAGGCGCCGACGCGGCGAGTCTTCGGCCGACGCGCCGATCCACGCCGAGGACTTCGGCACGACAGTCCACCCCCGCTTCCCGTACATTCCGATCGGCCTGTATCTGGGCGCAATCGCGCTTGCCGAGCGCGCCGGAATCGAAACGCTCTTCATCCTGACCGAGCCTCGTCTGGCCTCGCATTTTGCGAAGCTGGGGGTCGATGTCCGGCAGATCGGCGGGCCTGTCGAACATCGAGGCACCCGTATTCCGTCGATGATGGACGTTCAAGGCATCATCAAGGGCATGCGTTTTCTGCTGAAACCGATGTGGCGGACGATTCACGAAGAGATCGAAACCGCTTACGAACGCGTAGCCCAGGCGGGACGCCCCACCTGAGGTTAGTTGAAGGGGCGGCACCAGCCGTCACGGAAGAATCCTTCCCCTTGCTGCGTGCAAAAAAAACGCGCCTCGCGGCGCGTTTTTTCTCCCGAAGCCAAGACTCAACCCGCGAGAGCGACCTTGATCTGATCCAGCATGCTCGGATCGTCGATCGTGGTCAGGTCGCCGGCATCACGGCCTTCTGCCAGCGCCTGGATGGAGCGGCGCAGCATCTTGCCGGAACGCGTCTTCGGCAGACCGGAGATGAAATGCACGCGGGCCGGACGGGCGATGGCACCGAGGAGGTTGTCGACGGTCTTCATGACCTCCTTCTCGAGCACGGCACGCTTCTCGGCACTGTCGACACGCGAGGCGTCCTTGACCACCGCAAAGGCCATCGGCATCTGCCCCTTGAGCTGGTCGGCCACACCGACGACCGCGACCTCGGCGATCGCCGAATGGGCCTGGATGGCTTCCTCGATCTCGCGGGTGCCGAGACGATGACCCGCGACGTTGATCACGTCGTCCATGCGCCCGAGGATGGTGTGATAGCCGTCGGCGTCCTTGATGCCCCAGTCGGACGACGAGAAGATCACCGGATCCTTGAACAAGGTGAAGTAGGTGCTGACGAAACGGTCATCCTGCCCCCACACGGTCGACAGGCAACCTGGCGGCAGCGGCGGCACGACACCGACGATGCCCTTCTCATCGGCCCCACACTCGGTCCCGTCTTCACGGAAGATGCGCAGGTCGTAGCCATAGACCGGGAAGCTCGGCGAGCCGTACTTGATCGGCGTCTTCTCGATGCCACGGATCGCCGAGAGCATCGGCCAGCCGGTCTCGGTCTGCCAGTAGTTGTCGATGACCGGAATGCCCAGCTCGTCCATGATCCACTTGTGCGTGGTTTCGTCGAGCGGCTCGCCGGCCAGGAACAGATGCTTGAGCGAGGACAGGTCGTACTTCTTGAGGAAGGCCGGATCCTGCTTCTTCAGCACGCGCACGGCGGTCGGCGCCGAGAACATCACCGTGACCTTGTACTTTTCGACGATCTGCCACCAGATGCCGGCATCCGGGCGCAGCGGCGTGCCTTCGTACATGATCGTGGCCATGCCGGCGAGCAGCGGGCCGTAGATGATGTAGCTGTGGCCGACGACCCAACCGATGTCGGAGGTCGAGAACATCGTCTCGCCCGCATCGCCGGTGAAGATGTGCTTCATTGACGCGGCGAGAGCGACGGCGTAGCCGCCGGTGTCACGCTGCACGCCCTTCGGCTTGCCGGTCGTACCCGACGTGTAGAGGATGTAGCTCGGCTCGGACGATTCGAGCCAGGTCACCGGAACCTTGGCGTCCATGTGCTTCGCGCGCAGTTCGCCGTAGTCGACATCACGACCGGCAACCTTCGGAAAGCCCTTGTCCAGGCCGCGATCGACGATCAGGACCTTCTGCGGCGGGAACTCGGCCAGTTTGCAGGCCTCGTCGACGAGGTGCTTGTACGGCACCGGCTTACCGTTGCGCATGCCGGCGTCGGAGCTCACCATCAGTACGGGCTTGGCGTCGTCGATGCGGGTCGCCAGCGAACCGGCGGCAAAACCGCCGAACACCACCGAGTGGATCGCGCCGATGCGCGCGCAGGCGAGCATCGCGAAGGCCGCCTCGGCGATCATCGGCATGTAGATCAGGACGCGATCGCCTTTCTTGACGCCGAGGTCCTGGTAGATCGCCGCCATGCGCTCGACTTCGCGCTGCAGTTCGGCGAACGAATAGACCTTCTCTTCGTCGGTTTCGGTCGAAATGTAGACCAGCGCGCGGTCATTCGGGCGCTTTGCGGCGTGACGGTCCACGGCATTGAAGCAAAGGTTGGTTTCCCCCCCCTTGTACCACTTCACGAAAGGCGGATTGGAAAAGTCGCAGATCTGCGCTGCGGGCTTGTTCCAGTCGATGAGTCCGGCCTGCTCGGCCCAGAACTCGTCGCGCTTTTCGATGGAACGGCGGTGGAACTCCTTGTACGTAGTCATAAGCTTCCTCTCCCTACTTTGATCCCTGCACTTCTTGCTTTAGATATGCTTTCCGGCGCCGCCGGCCCCTTTCCTCCAAGGGACAGCGGCGCCACCTTTCACAGCTTTATTGTTATTGTTTCCGGGGGCAGCGGCTCAGGCCTTCTGCGTGCCTTGCGCGCCGGCCCCAGAGCCGGAATTGTAGTTACTAAGGCGGTCCAGCGGAATCCCGCAGCCGAGGCGGGCCTCGATCAGTTGCAGCAGCGGCATCAGCGCGGCGACCGCCGCCGGCAGCTGCGCGTCGATCTCCGCAGCGTCGCCGGCGCGGATCTGGCCGAGCAGCTGGTCGATGCTCACGACCTGCCTGAGCAGTCGATCGACCGCGTCCTGGGTGACCTCGCCCTGGTCGCCCACCACGCGGTTTCCGCCCGCCTGCCGTCCCGCCTGGGCACGCTTCACGGCCATGCCGATCAGCTCGCTGACACTTTGCGCTTCGTCCACCGACGAGCTTGCAACGCCTATCGTCACGCTGATGCGGATACGATCCTCGCGGTAGGTCATCACCAGCTTTTCCACCGCCTGCTGCATGCGCAGCGCGAAGGCGCAGATGCCCGCGAGATCGGTGCTGGGTGACAGCACGACGAACTGCGAGGGCGCGATCTGGGTGACGGTATCCTCCTTGCGCACCCGCGTTGCCAGGATGCCCGACAGCTTACGCCCGACGAGCTGGGCGACGTGGGCGCCGTAGGTCGTGATCAGCTGGTCGTAGCGATCGATCTCCACGAGCATCGCGCTGAGGTCGGCCTGATGCCGGCGGGCCAGCGCCAGCTCCTGTTCGCCGCGCCAGGTCATGTAGGACTCGGTGACGAGTCCCGACACGGGGTCGACCGGGCTCTGCTTAGCCAATGCGGCCCTGCTCTCCTCCAGTTCGCGCCGTGTCTGGGCAAGACGCGTCAGCGAATCGAGGCGCGCCAGAAGCTCCGTCGCTCCGATGCCCTTGGTGATGAAATCGTTGGCCCCCAGCTGGCGGGCGCGTTCGCGCACGGCATCGTCTTCCTCACCGGAAATGACGATCACCGGGAGCTCCTGGATACGCGACACCTTGGAGGCCCGGATGCGCTGGAGCAGCCCATAACCGTCGAGCTGGGGCATCCCGATGTCGCTGAGGACGAGCTGGATGGACGGGTCGACGAGCAATGCCTGCCAGCCGGCTTCGCCGTCGGCCTCCTCGCGGAATTCGAACCGCCCGCGGATGAGTTTGACGATGGAGGCCCGCACCATGCGCGAGTCGTCGACGATCAGCACCTTGGGTAGCGGCTGATTTTCCTGTTCGCTCATGGCCGGAATCTCCCCTTGCCGCTTCAGACGCCGATCCGCACGACCGTACGCCCCTTGATCGCACCCTTGATATACGCGTCGAAGGCGTCCGGCAGCTCGTCGAGCGTGATGGTGCGCGTCACGGCCGCAAGATGGCGCGGCTTGAGGTCGGTCGCGAGACGATCCCACACGCGCTGACGGATCGGGAAGCCGATGTAGCCCGAATCGATGCCGAGCAGGCTCACGCCGCGCAGGATGAAGGGGAACACCGTGGTGTTCAGGTTGAAGCTCGCCGCATTGCCGATGCTCGCTACGGTGCCGGCTTGCTTCATCGTCGCCAGCACCCAGTGCAGGATCTGGCCGCCGACATTATCGACCGCGCCGGCCCACTGGGCGGCCTCGAGCGGACGCACCTTGTCGAGGTCGATCGTGCTGCGCAGCTTCACCTCCGCCGCGCCGAGCATCTTCAGATAGTCGCTTTCGACTTCCTTCCCGGTGAGCGCGACGACGTGGTAGCCGAGCCGCGCAAGCATGTCGATGGCAAGGCCGCCGACGCCGCCGGTGGCGCCGGTCACGATGACCGGCCCGTTAGCCGGCGCGAGACCGTTGTCCTCCATGCGCACGACGCCCAGCGCCGCCGTGAACCCGGCGGTGCCCAGCGCCATCGCCTCGAACAGGTCCAGCCCCTGCGGCAGGGGCACGACCCAGCCCGCCGGTACGCGGGCGTACTCGGCATAGCCGCCGTGATGCGCTACGCCGATATCGAAACTGGTAGCGATGACCTTGTCGCCTGCCTTGAAGCGCGCGTCGGCACTCTCGACGACCTCGCCGCTCATGTCGATGCCGCCGACGCACGGAAAGCGGCGGATGATCTTGCC
It contains:
- a CDS encoding response regulator, with the translated sequence MSEQENQPLPKVLIVDDSRMVRASIVKLIRGRFEFREEADGEAGWQALLVDPSIQLVLSDIGMPQLDGYGLLQRIRASKVSRIQELPVIVISGEEDDAVRERARQLGANDFITKGIGATELLARLDSLTRLAQTRRELEESRAALAKQSPVDPVSGLVTESYMTWRGEQELALARRHQADLSAMLVEIDRYDQLITTYGAHVAQLVGRKLSGILATRVRKEDTVTQIAPSQFVVLSPSTDLAGICAFALRMQQAVEKLVMTYREDRIRISVTIGVASSSVDEAQSVSELIGMAVKRAQAGRQAGGNRVVGDQGEVTQDAVDRLLRQVVSIDQLLGQIRAGDAAEIDAQLPAAVAALMPLLQLIEARLGCGIPLDRLSNYNSGSGAGAQGTQKA
- a CDS encoding propionate--CoA ligase; protein product: MTTYKEFHRRSIEKRDEFWAEQAGLIDWNKPAAQICDFSNPPFVKWYKGGETNLCFNAVDRHAAKRPNDRALVYISTETDEEKVYSFAELQREVERMAAIYQDLGVKKGDRVLIYMPMIAEAAFAMLACARIGAIHSVVFGGFAAGSLATRIDDAKPVLMVSSDAGMRNGKPVPYKHLVDEACKLAEFPPQKVLIVDRGLDKGFPKVAGRDVDYGELRAKHMDAKVPVTWLESSEPSYILYTSGTTGKPKGVQRDTGGYAVALAASMKHIFTGDAGETMFSTSDIGWVVGHSYIIYGPLLAGMATIMYEGTPLRPDAGIWWQIVEKYKVTVMFSAPTAVRVLKKQDPAFLKKYDLSSLKHLFLAGEPLDETTHKWIMDELGIPVIDNYWQTETGWPMLSAIRGIEKTPIKYGSPSFPVYGYDLRIFREDGTECGADEKGIVGVVPPLPPGCLSTVWGQDDRFVSTYFTLFKDPVIFSSSDWGIKDADGYHTILGRMDDVINVAGHRLGTREIEEAIQAHSAIAEVAVVGVADQLKGQMPMAFAVVKDASRVDSAEKRAVLEKEVMKTVDNLLGAIARPARVHFISGLPKTRSGKMLRRSIQALAEGRDAGDLTTIDDPSMLDQIKVALAG
- a CDS encoding PEP-CTERM sorting domain-containing protein, which encodes MTKKLPRRIRSSAIAAGLALALGWGMPAFAQSDPVLFDADGTDANTNTQTYGSFDWAVSSALIDQGIPTTGTSFNLYTHAVLDGFTDVGGDPVGDPANMNTTWEITAIAGFAETATLAGAPTIALVSDGGTPADATDDVYQFTSTINLNLDTTGTTNFFAVYYDDVIGDGTKASSLTGLGFDDGTLILSGTVSQFTSAGTFTSNWFFVDTNGNGTYDAGEEAAIDPATGDPVNADRLLDQSANGDDWAGQLTAYGEGSTSIEVDVTFQDSNFFKSLITALSQDLFFTTRNNLPVDDTNPSKSFDTDLGGGALALAGGGISLGTINCVNGPDCILETDASNSFRTTVPEPSSLALLGLTLVMLGIGRVSSRRRTV
- a CDS encoding ThiF family adenylyltransferase; this translates as MDTLFDYDAAFARNLGWVTAEEQAALRGKRIAIAGMGGVGGVHLLTLARLGIGAFNIADFDTFDLVNFNRQAGAMMSSVGRPKVDVLGEMALDINPEIALHRFPTGLSDANLDEFLKDVDLYVDGLDFFSFGIRRATFAACHRLGIPAVTAAPLGMGTAVLVFLPGQMSFEEYFCLEGCDEEEMSIRFLLGLSPGMLQRSYLADPSRVNLRERRGPSTIIACQLCAGVTAAESLKILLDRGKVRAAPWGYQFDAYRNRMVRTWRPGGNRNPLQRLGLWIGRRQLRRMREQGAQRG
- a CDS encoding oxidoreductase gives rise to the protein MNTPFKAFLIDQDENKKIVSGMATLDAANLDAGEVLIRVHYSSINYKDALAATGAGKIIRRFPCVGGIDMSGEVVESADARFKAGDKVIATSFDIGVAHHGGYAEYARVPAGWVVPLPQGLDLFEAMALGTAGFTAALGVVRMEDNGLAPANGPVIVTGATGGVGGLAIDMLARLGYHVVALTGKEVESDYLKMLGAAEVKLRSTIDLDKVRPLEAAQWAGAVDNVGGQILHWVLATMKQAGTVASIGNAASFNLNTTVFPFILRGVSLLGIDSGYIGFPIRQRVWDRLATDLKPRHLAAVTRTITLDELPDAFDAYIKGAIKGRTVVRIGV
- a CDS encoding PEP-CTERM/exosortase system-associated acyltransferase; its protein translation is MLLFDRFNLGHGFRKYFEIHPATDDALRDSVYRIRHEVYCEELGFEPVRPDRRETDEYDAHSVHCLLRTSSEPARPVGCTRVVLTRTDDPDSPLPFERTCAATLDRSIIDPSRLPRERIAEVSRLAVRSTYRRRRGESSADAPIHAEDFGTTVHPRFPYIPIGLYLGAIALAERAGIETLFILTEPRLASHFAKLGVDVRQIGGPVEHRGTRIPSMMDVQGIIKGMRFLLKPMWRTIHEEIETAYERVAQAGRPT
- a CDS encoding DapH/DapD/GlmU-related protein, which gives rise to MRKIGVSEILIFLILVAVAAAGAALTTSTLAGKLPLGDFRGVVLCGIFVITFYAFAIVVYRLFLSVMPLREGDITPGSRDEFTYNVYVLFFLLLFYPITRNHVLPVPLMRVIYLALGARLGKDTYSAGVILDPILTEVGSNTIIGHDAVLFSHAMEGERLAHAKIRIGSKVTVGAKSIVMSGVTIEDGAIIAAGSVLTKGIHVHAGEVWGGNPARRLR
- a CDS encoding nitroreductase family protein → MAERDILFNILDLARWAPSGDNTQPWRFEVVSGDHIVVRGFDTRDWCLYDFDGRPSHMAHGALLETLRIAATGFGLDARWTIRAGCAATAPVYDVKLHEAPGLAADPLLSHIETRVVQRRPMHTTPLSAAQRERLVAATGPGFQVQFFESLAERFEVARLLWGSAQVRLTCPEAYAVHKEIIEWGARFSTDRIPEEAVGVDPMTARLMRWVMQSWARVEFFNRYLLGTVAPRIQLDFIPAMACAAHVLLRPRRPLTTHGDYVAAGVAMQRLWLTVAALGLYLQPQMTPVIFRWYAQAARPLSAKPGIDDAVRLLAGRFDALSGSGATDPFAFFCRVGSASQPVSRSIRRSLDELMTKP